The genome window CCGGCCGACGCGACATACGTCGTCGCCCCCGAGTTCGTCCTCGACTTCCTGGCGGCGGGCCGGCGGACCCTCATGGTCCAGGCCCTCCCCAAAGACCCGCGCGAGAACGCTCCGCTGTACGACTACCGGATCGCCAGCCGCTCGATCGCGTACGTCGAGCCGGAGCGGACCTGGAACGACGAACGGCTCTGGTCCCGAGGGGACGCCTCCGACCCGTTCGCCTGCTACGCTGAGGTCTTCGCCACCCGTCGGTCCGTCCCCAAGACACCCGATGCGACCGAGTGATCGGCGTTGGCAACGTTCTTCTTCCCACGCCGCCGCATTTCCCGTTCTGAATACCGACCCTGATCGTGGCATCGCTCTCTCGACCCGACGCCGCCGATGTCCCTTCCACGGCAGACAATTCTTCCCGCGCCGCGCGGACGACGCGGTGGGGGCTGATCCTCATCGCCCTCCTGTTCCTCGCCTGGCGGGGACCGATGATGTACCGCTCCGCCGGCGGACAGGACGAGGAGTGCTACGCGGTCCCGGGCCTGACGATCCTTGAGACCGGCCTGCCGAAACTCCCGCACCTTCCCTCGCGGAACCCGGAGTCCCCTTACTACCGATCGGATGAGGCGGTCTATCTCGAGCCCCCGCTCTCGTTCTACGTTCAGGCCCTCTTCTATGCGGTCCTGCCCGATCTCTACGGCACGGCCCGCCTCGTCTCCGCCTTTGCCGGGATCGCGATCCTGTTCGCGATGGCCCGCTTTGCCCGACTCAGCGGCGGAACGCCGCGCGCCGCGCTCTGGGGAGCGGGGCTGTTCATGATGTCCCGCTGGTTCTACTTCAATACGATCGCGGCCCGGCCGGATGCCCTCTGCACGCTCTTCGGGTTCCTGGCGATTCTCTCAACCGAAGCCTGGACGCGGCACCGGACGTGGCGGTGGCTGGTCCTGGCGGGCCTGTGGATTGGCCTGGGAGGAATGACGCACCCGTTAGCGCTCGTCTACGCGATCCAGCTTGCGGTCTGGGTCTTCCTCGTCGAGCGGGGCTGGAAGCGGCTCCTTGGCCCGCTCGCGATGGCCGCAGTCGCTGTGGCGGTCGCGACGCTCTGGATTCCGCTGATCCTGCAGTTCCCGGAGACATTCCAGATCCAGTTCCGGAACCAGTTCCTTCACGACCGCGGCGGCTCGCTCCTGCTGCGAAGCCTGTGGCCCTGGGAGTCGATCGCCTTCCATATCGGCTTCCTCTGGCCGCACATCAACCCCTGGCAGTTCCTTCTGGCGATCGGCGGAGCGATCGCGTGCCTCGTGTTCGGCCGCCGCGAAGGACGTCCGCTCCTGTCGACGATCGGCTGGCTGTCGATCTCCGGCGCCTGGCTCCTATGTGGCC of Planctomyces sp. SH-PL14 contains these proteins:
- a CDS encoding glycosyltransferase family 39 protein, whose translation is MASLSRPDAADVPSTADNSSRAARTTRWGLILIALLFLAWRGPMMYRSAGGQDEECYAVPGLTILETGLPKLPHLPSRNPESPYYRSDEAVYLEPPLSFYVQALFYAVLPDLYGTARLVSAFAGIAILFAMARFARLSGGTPRAALWGAGLFMMSRWFYFNTIAARPDALCTLFGFLAILSTEAWTRHRTWRWLVLAGLWIGLGGMTHPLALVYAIQLAVWVFLVERGWKRLLGPLAMAAVAVAVATLWIPLILQFPETFQIQFRNQFLHDRGGSLLLRSLWPWESIAFHIGFLWPHINPWQFLLAIGGAIACLVFGRREGRPLLSTIGWLSISGAWLLCGLVGAHHPVFGYFSYPSALAFIGVGWTVDRLSRWLSERGRVGRAAGLGFAMLLVVAMLLGSGIRVTWAYFRNWNRIDFDAPRFVEQLLARLPRDATYLVDEEFALDFIRDGRRTLAFRAIVEGAVPPSTPYDYRIEGRSTDRYFAHLRWDDNLLWTEGDPRDPYGIYVKVHRRKTAETSPLR